The Flavipsychrobacter sp. genome contains the following window.
ATTAGCATTTCTTACAACTGCATCCTTCTTTATCATCTCCTTCACAACCTCTTGGGCTATATAGCCACCCATACTATCATTTAATCTTCTTCCTGCTAATATTATTTCAGGATGGTAACCTACTTCTTGTGCTTTTTGCGCAAGATAGTATGGATCAACACCAATACAGTGACCACCTACCAAACCTGGTTTAAACGGAAGGAAGTTCCACTTAGTTCCAGCAGCTTCTAAAACCTCATGAGTATCAATACCCATCTTATTGAAGATCTTTGCCAGTTCATTCACAAAGGCTATGTTAATGTCACGCTGTGCATTCTCAATTACTTTTGCCGCCTCTGCTACTTTTATACTTGAGGCTTTATGAGTACCAGCAACTATAACTTTGCTATACAACTCATCCACCATAGTAGCTACCTTATCATTTGAACCGGATGTAACCTTTTTAATTTTGGTTACTGTATGGTTCTTATCACCAGGGTTTATTCTTTCAGGGGAATAGCCACAGTAAAAGTCTGTATTGTACTTTAAACCGGATATTTTCTCCAGTACTGGCACACACTCATCTTCTGTAACACCAGGGTATACGGTAGATTCATAAATAACAATATCTCCGCTGCTCAACACTTGACCAACAGTTTCACTTGCTTTATATAAAGGGGTCAGATCTGGTTTGTTATATTTATCTACTGGAGTAGGAACTGTTATTATATAATAATTACAAGACTTAATATCTGCAAGTTGATTAGAGAAATACAAACCCACTTCAGAGTTTGTATCATTGGTTATCACACTCTTTAGGTAGTCATTTTCAACTTCTAGTGTGCTATCTTTCCCTGACGATAGTTCTTTAATTCGGCTTTCATTAATATCAAATCCTACTACATGTGCGTGTTTTGCAAATTCTACAGCTAAAGGCAATCCTACGTAGCCTAAACCAATTATTGCTATTCGTTCCTTGTTAGTACTCATGAAAAAGTATTTCTAAAGTGATGAAGGGTTATTAGTTTTTACCCTTATTCTTTCTTTTAAATAGATTAAAACGTTTTGAAGGCTGTTCGTCTTCATAATATCCTCCTCCATCTCCATATGAACCGTAGCCATATCCGTAACCATATCCATAACCATATCCGTAACCATAACTGCTACGTTTGGCATTTACATCATTGACAATAAGATTCATTCTAGGCATCTTATTGCTAACATATAAATCATTTGCTGACCTTAACTGTTGTTTATAAGTATACCCTTGACGGCATAAATACATAACAGTATCAGTATAAGCGCTTAATAGTTGCGCATCTGTAACAAGACCAATCGGAGCAGTATCAATTACTATATAATCATAATCCTGTCTTATTTGGTCAAACATCTCTTTGGTCCTCTTCAACATTATCAACTCTGCTGGATTTGGAGGGATAGGGCCTGAAGGGAGAACAAATAAATTTTCTGCTGCCTGAACAGGTTTAATAATATCACTCAAGCTGGCTTGTCCAATTGCATAATTAGAGAACCCTACACTATTATCTACTCCAAGGTGCTTGGATATCTTTGGCTTACGTAAGTCAAGTTCTAATAACACTACCTTCTTACCAGATATAGCTAACGATGCTGCCAGGTTAATCGCAATAAAGGATTTACCCTCACCACTCATACTAGAAGTTACCATTGCTACTTTGTTACCTGTATCTCCAAATATAAATTGCAGATTGGTACGTAATGCTCTAAACTGCTCTGATACAACACTTCTGCTTTTCTTATCTATTACTATATTATCACCCTTGTCACTATGTCCTATCTCACCAACTATTTGCATGTTGGTTAATTTTTGAATATCATCTTTTGATACTACCCTCAAGTTGAAGAACTCCTTAATAAAAACGAGCAAACCAGGTATGGCCAAGCCAATCACAAAAGCCATCAAATTAATTCTCTTTTTATTAGGGGACACTGGTCCTCCAGAATTGATGGCTGGATCAATTACTCTTGCATTTTCAATAGTAGCAGATTTTGATATTGCTGCTTCTTCTCTTTTCTTTAACAAGAACAGATACAGTTCTTGTTTGATATTTTGTTGTCTTGCAAACTCAAGCGACAACCTTTCTGTTGAAGGTAGCTTTCTAACTTTTGCCTCTAGATCACCAGCACGTGTCTTTAACTCTTTAATTGTCACTTCAATACTTCTCTTAACTGACGCTAGGGAGTTAGCCATGTCACTACGTAGTTTCTTCAACTGATTATCAACATTGACTATGTATGGGCTATTTTCAGTATTTGTCAACAACAACCTCTCTCTTTCTGCTTGTAGTGAATTGTAACTTTCTATAATACTTGTTAGATTATTATCTTGTATTAGAGTACTAGCGGGCACGTCTCTACTGTCATTACTTTTATCTTTCAAATAACTTTGTAACGATTCAACTACTTTAAGCTGCACTTCTTGCTGTGTAATCTGTTTAGAATAGTCACTGGCATTTTCCATGAGTAATTTTGACTGCTCACTCAAATCTGTTAACTCATTATCTTTTTTAAAGTCCTCTATTTTCTTCTCAACACCTTCTAGTTCATTCTGTACACTTTGCAACCTTGAGACAATGAAGCTCATAGTACTATCTACAGTCCTATTCCTATCATCTTTATTGTCTTGTTGGTATACTTCTATTAAGGTGTTTAATATATCCTCACCTCTTTGAGGTATAATGTCAAGTGTCGAAAGTCTAATAACCGATCCTCTTCTTATTGTATTTTCTACCAACACTGAACTAGATAATGCCATTGCCATTGGTTCTATTGGGCCTATGTTCATCGTATATTCAGGAACAGTTCTAAACTCTTTTGGTACTAGATCATTTTTATAAAAAATAATATTACCAACTGGCAGTTCTACAAATTCTCCATACTTTACTTCCCATACTCTTCCATTATCCTTTTTCTCTTTAATAACTAACTTATTACTATCCTCTCGATTTAAAATATAGGTGTAAGATGTATTTAATGAGTCGATATTGAATAATAAGTCCGGAGTAATTGGAACATTCTTATTATATATCTCTGTAGTTTTCACTCTACCTGGTGCAAAGTATTGGATGTTCAAGTTTAGTTTTCTAACTACCCCTTTCATCAATGTACGACTTTGCAAGAGCTCCATCTCATTCTCTATTCTACCTATGCCACTACTGAAACCCATTTCTTCCAGCAAAATATTGTTACCATCAGCTGCACCTCGTTTTTCATTTTTTACTAGCATCTCTGCATGTATACTATAAACCGGAGTTGTATAACGCAGATACACATTAGCAATAACTAAAGAGACCACTACACCTATGGCAAAAATTGGCCAATAAGCAAATACTTTACTTAATATCTTATCAATATTAAGAGTTGAGCTATTTGAGTTAGATTCTTCAGCAAAAACTGGCTCAAGATTATCTTGCATAAAATGCTTTTTATCTAGTAATTAGGATGATTGAAACGGCTAATGATAATACAGATGCTCCTAAAGTGAAGTAACGATCTTTTGATACATCTGTGGTGGCAGTACGGGACTTAGCCTTATTGGGTTCTATATATAATACATCTCCTGAATTCAAATAGAAATACGGTGAATTAAGGAATTCAGTATCATTCATATTATATCTTACAAATACTTTTTCACCATTTTCTTCTCTTATAAGCATTATATTATCCCTTCTACCATATACTGTCATATCACCCGCCATTCCTAATGCATCAATTACACTTACTTTTTCATTGGTAACTATATATCTACCAGGATTAGCCACTTCACCTAAAAGTGTCACATAGAAATTAGAAAAACGCACATTTACTACAGGCTCCTTATAATATCTACCAGCCTTTTCTCTAATTACCTTCTTAGCCTCTGTTGTTGTCAACCCCTCAACCTGTAGTCTACCCACAACAGGTAGTTCTATATAACCCTCTTTATCTACCAGATAACCTGTAGTTTGCTGCAAGCCAACAGTTTCTGTTGTTGAAGTTTGGCTAAAAACATTGTGAGTCTTAGGATCAATGGTCTGAATATGAACCTGTAATATATCATTTGGCGCTATTCTAGGTTCTGCAAAGCTACCATGTGGAACTCTTCTAACAGTATTTGCAGAGTCTGATATATCGTGAAAATATGGAACCTTCTTAGCCGTATTACAGCTAGTTAGTAATAATCCCACTCCTACAAACAGGATTAAAAAAAATCTATACATTGACTTAATACGCATTGTGTATTTTTTTCAAAAGTAATTAAAAACGTTGTGGGCGAATAATCTTATTAAAAAATAAAACTACTAGTCTGTTATTATCTAACGCTCTATAGCTTTTATTAGCTCTTCAATAGGTTTTGCAATGAAATATTTTCTTACCCACTCATAACATTCAAGCCCCATAGCTTTCAGCTTTTGAGGGTTACTATAAGCATCAGACAGAGCTACTTCTATTTCTTCTGGTTCTTTTACGGCATATGTAGGGTATAATTCGTCATACTCTTGAGTGTACAGCTCATCAACACGGTAATTAAGCACAGGCTTTTTCATAAACATAGCCTCAATGATAGTGCCAAATGTTAGAAAACTACGTGTAAACTCTCCGCTACCTATATCTACATTTTTCAGTAAATACATTATATCCTTTCTATACATCTTAGGCAGCCATACTACATGATCTTCTATACCTTTTTCTGCGATCAGTGCTCTCGATCGCTGAACGTCCTGCCCATAGTCTATCAATACCAAGCATGCACTGGCGCTTGGATTATTTTTCAAAAAAGAGGCAAACCCTAGTATTAAATGATGAGACTTTTTAGCTGTTACAGGACTAGCGTTCCACTCTTGTCTTCCATGATAAAGCACTATAAACTTATACTTGTTTCTCAACGTATCAACATAGCTCTTCCAATGGGCATCTGCCTGAAAATGAGTATCGTGTAATTGCTCATATTCAGTAGCATATAAAAAAGGCATAGAGACATACCTTCTTTTATCGCCACAATTAAGTGCATCAAATCGTTCTTCCCATATATCATCCCAGTAGCTGCTAAATATTTCACGCGAATTTACAATTACCCCCTTAGTATATTTTGCTAACGTACCCCGCTGCATTTGCTTATAAGTAATGGTCTTTTTACCCATTCTTATTTGCGACAACAACTTATCTCTAAAGCTATACTCTTGTTTTAGGTGTGCATATTTAAAAACATCAGACCCATAAGGGTAATACACATCCATATTTATACCTGCGTAATATGCTGTCGCTGCCTCATCACCTTGTCCTATGTAAAAGTCAAAACCTTTTACATCCTCCAAAACGTTCTCTTTATCTACATTATGAAACCCTTTATCTAGCCAATTAACCTCATGACAATAGTTAACATAGCTCAGGTCATACGTGTCAGCCTTTGGGTGAAAATGGTCTTGCCCACTTCTAAAAAACAAGTGAGCATCATAGCCATTATCTCTCAACAACCTCGTTATTGCAAAAAAGTTATTGTTTAAGTTTCCTATTAAGGCTATTCTTTTAACCATGCTATTAAGAAATGATATTTTTCATTTTAGCCCTCAATGCTTTATGCTCCTCTATAGGTACCGCCGGTGCCCCTACCCATGTTTCCCCATTAGGTACATCTTTTGTCACTACAGAGCCTATTCCTATCATGGTATTATCACCTACTTTCACACTATCTCTTATTAGGCTACCCACGCCAATAAATACATTATTACCAACTTTACTTCCACCACACATTACTACCTTAGCAGTTATCATTGTATTACTACCAGTAGTGGTATTATGGCTAATATGACAGTAGTGGTCAATTTTTGTTCCACTACCAATTCTAGTTTCAGATAGTGTTGCTCTATCTATATTGCAATACGGGAAAATATCTACATTGTCTTCAATAACCACCTTCCCTATATGTGGCATATTCTCATATCTGTTTTGCTCGTTGAATATGTGTCCAAAACCCTGTCCTCCAATATTGCAAAATTCACTTATTAATATATTAGCCCCCATCTCTACTCTATCCTTTATGACAACGTTCGACTCAATAATGCTATTATCTCCTATTGTACAGTTTCCGATTATTGAGAAAGGACCTATACTTACATTTTTTCCAAGTACGGCATCAGGGTGTATTATAGCTGTCGGATGTATTATTACTTCCCCACTAGCTCTAGAGTATAGGTTTTTCACCAACCTAAGAAAGCCGATATCAGGTCGTGATGTTTTTACGATACACTTATGCTCTAACACCTCCTCTTCTGGCACATAACCCTCTTCACATATTATATATGAGGCTTTAGAAAGTCTTACTAACTCATGTATATTCTTATTGCCAGCTCTTATCCAAGACAAAGAGTTGTCTGTAGCTTCAAAGATGGGCTCTACCCCTTTGAAGGTGAGTTTCTTATTGCCTATCACCTCACAAGGAACACCAATACACTTTAATAAATCATCAATACTATACATATTATAGATTTTAAAAAATAAATAAATGCTGGCAGCAGGTTTTCATACCACTACTATTTTTCGTTATCATAAATATGGCTTTCATAATAGGTATCCGGATGTATCAACAAATGGATAAGAGGTCTATTATCAGCTAGATGTTCTTCAAAGCTTCTATTATCTCCTTTTACTAGCTTGCCCTTATCATAACACTTCCACCTTACCCACTCCGAATCGCTTACATAAAACGACTCATGGAAAAGATTAAAATTAGGCTCGTGGTCATATGCTTCGTATAGCAACCCATAGTCACTAGCTTTCTTGTCCTTCCAAAAATCGAGGTTATTTAACCCTGTCATTCCGCCATGGCTAGCAACTCCAACAATGTTCACATCATACATTTTGTTAAATAGTTCAATATCTCTTTTCAGACATACTTCAGGGTCTTCATCCCAAATTGTGGCTTGGTCTATCACCTCAGAATGATAGCCAATCTCATGACCTGTATTAACAATATGGCGTACTACATTGTATGCAAAAAAAGAAAAAGGATTATACTCTGGTGCATGTAATCTGATAAAGAATGTACCTTTTACTCCTAGTTCATTGAATGCATTGACAAGCTTATCTGCCTTTTGCATCGAAAGGTCTACATCAACTCTATTTACAACAATTTTTGACGGTACAGCACCAGCTTTTTTATAATGATAGTACTCTTCACAAGTGATAAATTTATACCCCGCATCTAGGGCTGCTTGGTATTGTTTTTTTATACCTTCAAAAGTAAAAGGGAAAGTACGTTTCATTAATTCAGTATTTTTTCTAATGTTTTTTTATCTGGGAAATTTACCAATACACCCATACCCTTCTTTTGGTAAACCACCATACTCCCTAAAGCAACTGCAGAAACATTACATTCCTTTACCACCACTTCAATATCATTAACGCTACCAGCACCTCCGTTAGCTATTACAGGTACGTTTACTGCTTCATTGATCTTTAAGATAATGGAATGATCATAACCTGACCATGTCCCATCCTTATCCATAGATGTAACCAACAACTCTCCAACTCCTAATTGCTCTAACTCTTCAGCCCATTCTATTGGGTCTTTTTTTATTTTTTCTTTACCGTCATTAATATAAACTTGGTATTTGCCCCACATATTCTTTTTCACATCTATAGACCCCACTACAGCTTGGTTGCCAAAGTGTTCTGCTACTTTGGTAATCAATTGAGGGTTATTATATGCTGCAGTATTTATTACTATCTTCTCAAAACCAATTGATAATATCTTTTGTGCCGTCTCAAAATCTTTAACACCTCCACCGTAAGACAAAGGCATAAAGCACTCGTTAGCTATTTGATGCAACACTTCTAAATTAGGGGTACGCCCCTGTGCAGATGCTCTTATATCCAGAAAGCATAACTCGTCAACTTCCAACTCATTGAATATTCGTACAGTATTAATTGGATCTCCTATGTAAGAGTGGTTATCAAACTTTACAGTTTTGACTAGATTATCATCAATTAATTGTAAACATGGTATTACTCTAGTTCTTAACATGATTACAAGCTTGCAAAGTTTTCAAATAGTTTCATACCGAACTTGTGGCTTTTCTCAGGATGAAATTGAGCGCCAAATATATTTTCTCCGTTAGTTATTACGGAATCAAACTCATAACCATAGTTAGTACGCATCAGTGAATATTTATCATTCTCTACATTCACATGATAGGAGTGTACAAAGTAGAATCTTGGTTCTTCTGGCAAGTCACTAATTAATCGATGAGGTTGCACTTCCTTTACTAAGTTCCAACCCATATGTGGCACCTTTAGTTTTTTGTCTTCAAACTTAAACCTCGTTGTACTTGCTGGAATCCAACCAAACCCTGGTAGTTTACCTTCCTCACTACTTTTGGTTAATAACTGCATGCCAAGGCATATACCTAATATGGGCACTTTATCTTCTTGCGCTTTTTTATTTAGCACCTCTGCAAAACCTGCTTCGTCTATTTTCTTCATAGCGGCATCAAATGCTCCTACTCCTGGCAAGAGTATTTTTTCAGCTTTACTAATCACCTCAAGGTCACTTGAAATCTGACTCTCTACTTTTATGTATTTAAACATATTGTGTACAGAACCCAAATTCCCCATTCCGTAATCAACTATTGTAATCATGCTTCTTTTTGTTGTGCCTTTAACTTTTCCATATCAAGAGGGAAACAATATTTCAAATAAAAGCTTTTGGGTACTAAATGAGATTTATATAATGTAAAAAATATAGGTCTCATCTTCTCAAAGGTCTTCTTATAGGTCTTATAATCCCAGAAGAACTTCTTAGGTGCTTTCATTAATGCATCGTACTCCTCATCAGTAAGCCCTAACCTCTTTTTAAAATAAGCTACCAACTCTGGTTCTACTTTTGGAGGTGTAGCATATTCTGCAAGTGCGTCCTCTCTCTTCATCACTCCGGATCTTACTGCCGCAGACAAGCTATTATTTCTCTGATCTAAATTAAAGCGCTGCGGATGGTATACACTATGATGGAAAGCAGTCATTCTGTTTTCTAAATGGTGACCACCATAATACTCCCATCCATACTCTTTTTCAAGTATTGCTCTTGCCTCTTCTTTAGAATATGGTATATACCAAAGCGGTCTGACTTTCTTTATTCTAAATAGTATTATCCATTTCAGGAAAGACATTAATGGCATGTTAGGGAAAGTCTTCATCTTTATTTTCCCAAACAGCTTATGTATGTAGGAGATATACTTACCATCTACGTACATAATACCTAGTGGCGACACCCCTTCTGACTTGTAAGAGTGCCCTTCCAGTATATATTTTACACCATACTTTTTTGCACCTCTGTACAATACTTCTGCCAATGCTATATCAGTAGGGCCATCAAGCTCAGGCACACCTGCCTTTAAGAATGACTTAAAAATGTCGTCAGACTCTTTATTGTCTACTACATGCGTATATAGATCTACATTGAGTTTGCCTAATACTTTTCTTATATTTTCAGTAGCAATAGCTGTATTCCATGTATTATCGTAGTGTACCGCCAGTGGTCTTAATCCCCATTCTTTTACTGCCATGTGCAACATAAAAGATGAATCAGTTCCTCCACTCACACCAATAACACAATCATACTTCTTACCCTTCCCTTCTTTCTTTATCTGCTCCAATATTTCATTAAAAGCAGCTATGCCCTCTTCCGTACCTGTCTTATACTCTTCCTGCAAAGTGTCCATCA
Protein-coding sequences here:
- a CDS encoding nucleotide sugar dehydrogenase, yielding MSTNKERIAIIGLGYVGLPLAVEFAKHAHVVGFDINESRIKELSSGKDSTLEVENDYLKSVITNDTNSEVGLYFSNQLADIKSCNYYIITVPTPVDKYNKPDLTPLYKASETVGQVLSSGDIVIYESTVYPGVTEDECVPVLEKISGLKYNTDFYCGYSPERINPGDKNHTVTKIKKVTSGSNDKVATMVDELYSKVIVAGTHKASSIKVAEAAKVIENAQRDINIAFVNELAKIFNKMGIDTHEVLEAAGTKWNFLPFKPGLVGGHCIGVDPYYLAQKAQEVGYHPEIILAGRRLNDSMGGYIAQEVVKEMIKKDAVVRNANILLLGITFKENCPDVRNTRVVDIYAEFDSYDMNVTVYDPWASPSEVKHEYGIDTVSELPEGVKYDAVVLAVAHNEFVKMNWKQYLNENGIIYDVKGCLNKDDVNSRL
- a CDS encoding polysaccharide biosynthesis tyrosine autokinase; amino-acid sequence: MQDNLEPVFAEESNSNSSTLNIDKILSKVFAYWPIFAIGVVVSLVIANVYLRYTTPVYSIHAEMLVKNEKRGAADGNNILLEEMGFSSGIGRIENEMELLQSRTLMKGVVRKLNLNIQYFAPGRVKTTEIYNKNVPITPDLLFNIDSLNTSYTYILNREDSNKLVIKEKKDNGRVWEVKYGEFVELPVGNIIFYKNDLVPKEFRTVPEYTMNIGPIEPMAMALSSSVLVENTIRRGSVIRLSTLDIIPQRGEDILNTLIEVYQQDNKDDRNRTVDSTMSFIVSRLQSVQNELEGVEKKIEDFKKDNELTDLSEQSKLLMENASDYSKQITQQEVQLKVVESLQSYLKDKSNDSRDVPASTLIQDNNLTSIIESYNSLQAERERLLLTNTENSPYIVNVDNQLKKLRSDMANSLASVKRSIEVTIKELKTRAGDLEAKVRKLPSTERLSLEFARQQNIKQELYLFLLKKREEAAISKSATIENARVIDPAINSGGPVSPNKKRINLMAFVIGLAIPGLLVFIKEFFNLRVVSKDDIQKLTNMQIVGEIGHSDKGDNIVIDKKSRSVVSEQFRALRTNLQFIFGDTGNKVAMVTSSMSGEGKSFIAINLAASLAISGKKVVLLELDLRKPKISKHLGVDNSVGFSNYAIGQASLSDIIKPVQAAENLFVLPSGPIPPNPAELIMLKRTKEMFDQIRQDYDYIVIDTAPIGLVTDAQLLSAYTDTVMYLCRQGYTYKQQLRSANDLYVSNKMPRMNLIVNDVNAKRSSYGYGYGYGYGYGYGYGSYGDGGGYYEDEQPSKRFNLFKRKNKGKN
- a CDS encoding polysaccharide biosynthesis/export family protein, with product MRIKSMYRFFLILFVGVGLLLTSCNTAKKVPYFHDISDSANTVRRVPHGSFAEPRIAPNDILQVHIQTIDPKTHNVFSQTSTTETVGLQQTTGYLVDKEGYIELPVVGRLQVEGLTTTEAKKVIREKAGRYYKEPVVNVRFSNFYVTLLGEVANPGRYIVTNEKVSVIDALGMAGDMTVYGRRDNIMLIREENGEKVFVRYNMNDTEFLNSPYFYLNSGDVLYIEPNKAKSRTATTDVSKDRYFTLGASVLSLAVSIILITR
- a CDS encoding glycosyltransferase, producing the protein MVKRIALIGNLNNNFFAITRLLRDNGYDAHLFFRSGQDHFHPKADTYDLSYVNYCHEVNWLDKGFHNVDKENVLEDVKGFDFYIGQGDEAATAYYAGINMDVYYPYGSDVFKYAHLKQEYSFRDKLLSQIRMGKKTITYKQMQRGTLAKYTKGVIVNSREIFSSYWDDIWEERFDALNCGDKRRYVSMPFLYATEYEQLHDTHFQADAHWKSYVDTLRNKYKFIVLYHGRQEWNASPVTAKKSHHLILGFASFLKNNPSASACLVLIDYGQDVQRSRALIAEKGIEDHVVWLPKMYRKDIMYLLKNVDIGSGEFTRSFLTFGTIIEAMFMKKPVLNYRVDELYTQEYDELYPTYAVKEPEEIEVALSDAYSNPQKLKAMGLECYEWVRKYFIAKPIEELIKAIER
- a CDS encoding DapH/DapD/GlmU-related protein is translated as MYSIDDLLKCIGVPCEVIGNKKLTFKGVEPIFEATDNSLSWIRAGNKNIHELVRLSKASYIICEEGYVPEEEVLEHKCIVKTSRPDIGFLRLVKNLYSRASGEVIIHPTAIIHPDAVLGKNVSIGPFSIIGNCTIGDNSIIESNVVIKDRVEMGANILISEFCNIGGQGFGHIFNEQNRYENMPHIGKVVIEDNVDIFPYCNIDRATLSETRIGSGTKIDHYCHISHNTTTGSNTMITAKVVMCGGSKVGNNVFIGVGSLIRDSVKVGDNTMIGIGSVVTKDVPNGETWVGAPAVPIEEHKALRAKMKNIIS
- a CDS encoding AglZ/HisF2 family acetamidino modification protein: MLRTRVIPCLQLIDDNLVKTVKFDNHSYIGDPINTVRIFNELEVDELCFLDIRASAQGRTPNLEVLHQIANECFMPLSYGGGVKDFETAQKILSIGFEKIVINTAAYNNPQLITKVAEHFGNQAVVGSIDVKKNMWGKYQVYINDGKEKIKKDPIEWAEELEQLGVGELLVTSMDKDGTWSGYDHSIILKINEAVNVPVIANGGAGSVNDIEVVVKECNVSAVALGSMVVYQKKGMGVLVNFPDKKTLEKILN
- the hisH gene encoding imidazole glycerol phosphate synthase subunit HisH, producing MITIVDYGMGNLGSVHNMFKYIKVESQISSDLEVISKAEKILLPGVGAFDAAMKKIDEAGFAEVLNKKAQEDKVPILGICLGMQLLTKSSEEGKLPGFGWIPASTTRFKFEDKKLKVPHMGWNLVKEVQPHRLISDLPEEPRFYFVHSYHVNVENDKYSLMRTNYGYEFDSVITNGENIFGAQFHPEKSHKFGMKLFENFASL
- a CDS encoding N-acetyl sugar amidotransferase gives rise to the protein MSKELTICSRCIYDERVPNIVFDDKGVCNYCLMMDTLQEEYKTGTEEGIAAFNEILEQIKKEGKGKKYDCVIGVSGGTDSSFMLHMAVKEWGLRPLAVHYDNTWNTAIATENIRKVLGKLNVDLYTHVVDNKESDDIFKSFLKAGVPELDGPTDIALAEVLYRGAKKYGVKYILEGHSYKSEGVSPLGIMYVDGKYISYIHKLFGKIKMKTFPNMPLMSFLKWIILFRIKKVRPLWYIPYSKEEARAILEKEYGWEYYGGHHLENRMTAFHHSVYHPQRFNLDQRNNSLSAAVRSGVMKREDALAEYATPPKVEPELVAYFKKRLGLTDEEYDALMKAPKKFFWDYKTYKKTFEKMRPIFFTLYKSHLVPKSFYLKYCFPLDMEKLKAQQKEA